In the genome of Sphingomonas sp. LR60, the window CGAATACCCGTGGGCATTCGAATATTGGAAGCGGCAGCAGCAGTTGCACTGGCTGCCGGAGGAAGTTCCGCTCGGCGAGGACTGCCGCGACTGGGCGCAGAAACTCACCGATCACGAGCGCAACCTGCTGACGCAGATCTTCCGCTTCTTTACGCAGGCCGACGTCGAGGTGCAGGACTGCTACCACGAGAAGTATGGCCGCGTCTTCAAGCCAACCGAAGTCAAGATGATGCTGACCGCGTTCAGCAACATGGAGACCGTGCACATCGCGGCCTATTCGCATCTGCTCGACACCATCGGGATGCCGGAGAGCGAATATGGCGCATTCCTCGAATATGCCGAGCTGAAGGAGAAGCATGATTACATGCAGAACTTCGGCGTCGACAGCGACGAGGACATCGCGCGGACGCTGGCGATGTTCGGCGGCTTCACCGAGGGCGTGCAGCTGTTCGCCAGCTTCGCGATGTTGATGAACTTCCCGCGCTTCAACAAGATGAAGGGCATGGGGCAGATCGTGACCTGGTCGGTGCGCGACGAGAGCCTGCATTGCGAGGGTATCATCAAGATGTTCCACACCTTCTGCGCGGAACGGCAGTGCCTGACCAAGGCAGT includes:
- a CDS encoding ribonucleotide-diphosphate reductase subunit beta, producing MPLLQASKQYKPFEYPWAFEYWKRQQQLHWLPEEVPLGEDCRDWAQKLTDHERNLLTQIFRFFTQADVEVQDCYHEKYGRVFKPTEVKMMLTAFSNMETVHIAAYSHLLDTIGMPESEYGAFLEYAELKEKHDYMQNFGVDSDEDIARTLAMFGGFTEGVQLFASFAMLMNFPRFNKMKGMGQIVTWSVRDESLHCEGIIKMFHTFCAERQCLTKAVKDDIADVCQTTIRLEDNFIDLAFEMGPVNGMTAKDIKKYIRYIADWRMGQLGLKPIYMIDEHPIPWLIPLLNGVEHANFFEARATEYSKAATRGQWNDVWDSFDKRQKAKVVTAAANEDPTEMGDMFSRAGVAAE